A portion of the Gadus macrocephalus chromosome 10, ASM3116895v1 genome contains these proteins:
- the matr3l1.1 gene encoding matrin 3-like 1.1 isoform X2 → MSHNFPYRRFPAQTETPPPDYDSRRPVGGESDFYGQPQPTRSLAHQQSSPSSTETPHPAQGSDVAVGLLRSYGLDPTDLARLAELPEEMLNLDSLPHLLRQLKEGRETPSGPPPPLPATAIAPLSSRRPGASRPAAPSAPAANDQWAQIRNQPVQYPLGHILSAAKSRSFAALSCDRQDHRADPRPAPAPGSNKHPSGAEKPPPPPSTSSCYMLDYGHQGRTADHGKQGRADRYDMPAHGQPASGRTALPRYSQSDPARSYGSGPARDPHRAQPRAEPPQDLLPHSWAGAGPAVVAPTAPTRKEALDFHGSSPGAFPYSCSLCDVLALSAKVWTQHINGSHHADKQLALLQRYPDWDCRMGRKSRFNDEPEKPKDKERPALRPQTTNRKPEPQRNKRMAKKTRGGNSKVVCAKFEAKCVDEVCLRTLIEPFGKIVKVLMFPCLAFVEMGSNEQARDLEKYYGSNPAAVQGKEVTFELSSTFSFLQSSRVLSFTPAPPGEDGFSDLISVVKRFGAPLYTLALPSLAFVEMKIEAEAQKLVNYYATNSLKVNGAEIKVSFSGEYNTLMRVSTARKYEEQEEGAGGAGGGGSCVTKRSRSRSPRKGSSPGVDGSHPKRRSPWGGEEGERKRRSSSPSRERRQGSHQLPRASDAVSLTEEAAVDADTPPAQPGSEAEAGIPAGSDPDPNEAGTAHDTAETSEEESDIEGMAVIGEDGESLDDDDDDGDGDGTSDTSGPPEQIRVKEEPEEETQICEEKETASVPELNNPKEVDEEEEPNFLDILENCITLDELCEEDKEENDEKEMEKEEEEKNEKETEMEEEECIYEDKQEEGESKVIYFRNLPSSCFTDGEFVDLVKDQGKAVRYFLVPDRREGFIQMSSGSEAVLASRELLGNNPSFKGSVMDLTLTDTFPSVSAG, encoded by the exons ATGTCTCACAACTTCCCCTACCGGAGATTTCCTGCTCAGACGGAGACGCCTCCACCGGACTATGATTCCCGCCGGCCAGTAGGGGGGGAGTCTGACTTTTATGGACAGCCCCAGCCCACCAGGTCCTTGGCCCACCAGCAGTCGTCTCCTTCCTCTACTGaaaccccccaccccgcccaggGTTCGGACGTGGCCGTGGGCCTCCTGCGGAGCTACGGTCTGGATCCCACCGACCTGGCCCGTCTGGCGGAGCTGCCCGAGGAGATGCTCAACCTCGAcagcctccctcacctcctgcGACAGCTCAAGGAGGGGCGAGAGACGCCCagcggtcctcctcctcccttgccAGCGACCGCCATCGCTCCGCTCTCCTCTCGTCGTCCTGGTGCGTCCCGTCCCGCCGCTCCTTCCGCCCCCGCCGCCAACGACCAATGGGCGCAGATCCGGAACCAGCCGGTCCAGTACCCGCTCGGGCACATCCTCTCGGCGGCCAAGAGCCGTTCTTTTGCGGCGCTTTCTTGCGATCGGCAGGACCACCGGGCCGATCCCAGACCGGCGCCTGCTCCCGGGTCCAACAAGCATCCCTCCGGCGCAGAGAAACCCCCGCCGCCTCCCTCGACCTCTTCTTGTTACATGCTGGACTACGGCCACCAGGGGAGAACTGCGGATCACGGTAAGCAAGGGAGAGCCGACAGGTACGATATGCCCGCTCACGGCCAGCCCGCCTCAGGGAGAACGGCCCTTCCTCGCTACTCTCAGTCCGACCCCGCACGTAGCTACGGCTCGGGGCCCGCCAGGGACCCCCACAGGGCCCAGCCCCGGGCGGAGCCCCCGCAGGATCTTCTTCCCCACAGCTGGGCTGGCGCCGGGCCGGCCGTCGTGGCCCCCACGGCCCCCACCAGGAAGGAAGCCCTGGACTTCCACGGCTCGTCACCAGGAGCCTTCCCGTACTCTTGCTCGCTGTGCGATGTCCTCGCCCTCTCCGCTAAG GTTTGGACTCAACACATCAACGGATCCCACCATGCCGACAAACAGCTGGCCCTCCTACAGAG GTACCCGGACTGGGACTGTCGCATGGGAAGAAAATCAAG GTTTAATGATGAACCAGAAAAGCCAAAAGATAAAGAAAGACCCGCCCTTCGCCCTCAGACAACCAATCGCAAACCTG AGCCCCAAAGGAATAAAAGGATGGCAAAAAAG ACCCGGGGGGGGAACAGCAAAGTGGTGTGTGCCAAATTTGAGGCCAAGTGCGTTGACGAAGTGTGCCTCAGGACATTAATCGAACCCTTCGGGAAGATAGTCAAAGTTCTGATGTTCCCTTGTTTG GCGTTTGTGGAGATGGGCTCCAACGAGCAGGCCAGGGACCTGGAGAAGTACTACGGCAGTAACCCGGCCGCGGTGCAGGGCAAAGAGGTCACCTTCGAGCTGTCCTCCACCTTCAGCTTCCTGCAG AGCTCCCGGGTGCTGAGCTTCACGCCGGCTCCTCCAGGAGAGGACGGCTTCTCGGACCTCATCAGTGTAGTGAAGCGCTTTGGGGCTCCGCTGTACACACTGGCCCTGCCCTCACTG GCATTTGTAGAGATGAAGATCGAGGCAGAAGCCCAGAAGCTCGTCAACTATTATGCCACCAACAGCCTGAAGGTGAACGGGGCAGAGATCAAGGTCAGCTTCTCCGGAGAGTACAACACACTCAT gcgagTGTCCACAGCCAGAAAGtacgaggagcaggaggagggagctggaggagctggaggaggaggctccTGCGTTACCAAGCGCTCCAGGAGCCGGAGCCCGAGGAAGGGGAGCAGCCCTGGAGTGGACGGGAGCCATCCCAAGAGGAGGAGCCCATGGggcggagaggaaggggagaggaagaggaggagcagctcgCCGTCCCgagagaggaggcaggggaGCCATCAGCTGCCCCGCGCCTCGGACGCCGTGTCCCTTACTGAGGAGGCGGCGGTAGACGCAGACACACCCCCAG CACAACCAGGATCGGAGGCCGAGGCCGGGATCCCAGCTGGATCTGATCCGGATCCCAACGAGGCCGGGACTGCTCACGACACGGCAGA GACGTCTGAAGAGGAGAGCGACATCGAGGGGATGGCGGTGATAGGAGAAGACGGGGAGAGCCtcgacgatgacgatgacgatggagatggagatggcaCGTCAGATACATCCGGACCCCCAGaacaaa TCAGAGTGAAGGAGGAACCAGAAGAAGAGACGCAGATCTGCGAGGAGAAAGAGACGGCCTCTGTACCTGAGCTTAACAACCCGAAGGAGGTGGATGAA gaggaggagcccaaCTTCCTGGATATCCTTGAGAACTGCATCACTCTCGATGAGCTCTGCGAAGAAGACAAGGAAGAGAACGatgagaaagagatggagaaggaggaagaggagaaaaatgagaaagagacggagatggaggaagaggagtgtaTTTATGAAG ATAAGCAGGAGGAAGGGGAATCCAAG GTGATCTACTTCAGGAACCTCCCATCATCGTGCTTCACCGACGGAGAGTTTGTGGATCTTGTGAAAGACCAAGGAAAGGCGGTCCGGTATTTCCTCGTCCCTGACCGCCGAGAG GGGTTCATCCAGATGTCCAGCGGGTCTGAAGCCGTACTGGCCTCCAGGGAGCTGCTGGGGAACAACCCTAGCTTTAAAGGCTCCGTGATGGACTTAACACTGACCGACACGTTCCCCAGTGTGTCCGCAGGGTAA
- the matr3l1.1 gene encoding matrin 3-like 1.1 isoform X1: MSHNFPYRRFPAQTETPPPDYDSRRPVGGESDFYGQPQPTRSLAHQQSSPSSTETPHPAQGSDVAVGLLRSYGLDPTDLARLAELPEEMLNLDSLPHLLRQLKEGRETPSGPPPPLPATAIAPLSSRRPGASRPAAPSAPAANDQWAQIRNQPVQYPLGHILSAAKSRSFAALSCDRQDHRADPRPAPAPGSNKHPSGAEKPPPPPSTSSCYMLDYGHQGRTADHGKQGRADRYDMPAHGQPASGRTALPRYSQSDPARSYGSGPARDPHRAQPRAEPPQDLLPHSWAGAGPAVVAPTAPTRKEALDFHGSSPGAFPYSCSLCDVLALSAKVWTQHINGSHHADKQLALLQRYPDWDCRMGRKSRFNDEPEKPKDKERPALRPQTTNRKPEPQRNKRMAKKTRGGNSKVVCAKFEAKCVDEVCLRTLIEPFGKIVKVLMFPCLAFVEMGSNEQARDLEKYYGSNPAAVQGKEVTFELSSTFSFLQSSRVLSFTPAPPGEDGFSDLISVVKRFGAPLYTLALPSLAFVEMKIEAEAQKLVNYYATNSLKVNGAEIKVSFSGEYNTLMRVSTARKYEEQEEGAGGAGGGGSCVTKRSRSRSPRKGSSPGVDGSHPKRRSPWGGEEGERKRRSSSPSRERRQGSHQLPRASDAVSLTEEAAVDADTPPAQPGSEAEAGIPAGSDPDPNEAGTAHDTAETSEEESDIEGMAVIGEDGESLDDDDDDGDGDGTSDTSGPPEQIRVKEEPEEETQICEEKETASVPELNNPKEVDEVIVFEEPNFLDILENCITLDELCEEDKEENDEKEMEKEEEEKNEKETEMEEEECIYEDKQEEGESKVIYFRNLPSSCFTDGEFVDLVKDQGKAVRYFLVPDRREGFIQMSSGSEAVLASRELLGNNPSFKGSVMDLTLTDTFPSVSAG; this comes from the exons ATGTCTCACAACTTCCCCTACCGGAGATTTCCTGCTCAGACGGAGACGCCTCCACCGGACTATGATTCCCGCCGGCCAGTAGGGGGGGAGTCTGACTTTTATGGACAGCCCCAGCCCACCAGGTCCTTGGCCCACCAGCAGTCGTCTCCTTCCTCTACTGaaaccccccaccccgcccaggGTTCGGACGTGGCCGTGGGCCTCCTGCGGAGCTACGGTCTGGATCCCACCGACCTGGCCCGTCTGGCGGAGCTGCCCGAGGAGATGCTCAACCTCGAcagcctccctcacctcctgcGACAGCTCAAGGAGGGGCGAGAGACGCCCagcggtcctcctcctcccttgccAGCGACCGCCATCGCTCCGCTCTCCTCTCGTCGTCCTGGTGCGTCCCGTCCCGCCGCTCCTTCCGCCCCCGCCGCCAACGACCAATGGGCGCAGATCCGGAACCAGCCGGTCCAGTACCCGCTCGGGCACATCCTCTCGGCGGCCAAGAGCCGTTCTTTTGCGGCGCTTTCTTGCGATCGGCAGGACCACCGGGCCGATCCCAGACCGGCGCCTGCTCCCGGGTCCAACAAGCATCCCTCCGGCGCAGAGAAACCCCCGCCGCCTCCCTCGACCTCTTCTTGTTACATGCTGGACTACGGCCACCAGGGGAGAACTGCGGATCACGGTAAGCAAGGGAGAGCCGACAGGTACGATATGCCCGCTCACGGCCAGCCCGCCTCAGGGAGAACGGCCCTTCCTCGCTACTCTCAGTCCGACCCCGCACGTAGCTACGGCTCGGGGCCCGCCAGGGACCCCCACAGGGCCCAGCCCCGGGCGGAGCCCCCGCAGGATCTTCTTCCCCACAGCTGGGCTGGCGCCGGGCCGGCCGTCGTGGCCCCCACGGCCCCCACCAGGAAGGAAGCCCTGGACTTCCACGGCTCGTCACCAGGAGCCTTCCCGTACTCTTGCTCGCTGTGCGATGTCCTCGCCCTCTCCGCTAAG GTTTGGACTCAACACATCAACGGATCCCACCATGCCGACAAACAGCTGGCCCTCCTACAGAG GTACCCGGACTGGGACTGTCGCATGGGAAGAAAATCAAG GTTTAATGATGAACCAGAAAAGCCAAAAGATAAAGAAAGACCCGCCCTTCGCCCTCAGACAACCAATCGCAAACCTG AGCCCCAAAGGAATAAAAGGATGGCAAAAAAG ACCCGGGGGGGGAACAGCAAAGTGGTGTGTGCCAAATTTGAGGCCAAGTGCGTTGACGAAGTGTGCCTCAGGACATTAATCGAACCCTTCGGGAAGATAGTCAAAGTTCTGATGTTCCCTTGTTTG GCGTTTGTGGAGATGGGCTCCAACGAGCAGGCCAGGGACCTGGAGAAGTACTACGGCAGTAACCCGGCCGCGGTGCAGGGCAAAGAGGTCACCTTCGAGCTGTCCTCCACCTTCAGCTTCCTGCAG AGCTCCCGGGTGCTGAGCTTCACGCCGGCTCCTCCAGGAGAGGACGGCTTCTCGGACCTCATCAGTGTAGTGAAGCGCTTTGGGGCTCCGCTGTACACACTGGCCCTGCCCTCACTG GCATTTGTAGAGATGAAGATCGAGGCAGAAGCCCAGAAGCTCGTCAACTATTATGCCACCAACAGCCTGAAGGTGAACGGGGCAGAGATCAAGGTCAGCTTCTCCGGAGAGTACAACACACTCAT gcgagTGTCCACAGCCAGAAAGtacgaggagcaggaggagggagctggaggagctggaggaggaggctccTGCGTTACCAAGCGCTCCAGGAGCCGGAGCCCGAGGAAGGGGAGCAGCCCTGGAGTGGACGGGAGCCATCCCAAGAGGAGGAGCCCATGGggcggagaggaaggggagaggaagaggaggagcagctcgCCGTCCCgagagaggaggcaggggaGCCATCAGCTGCCCCGCGCCTCGGACGCCGTGTCCCTTACTGAGGAGGCGGCGGTAGACGCAGACACACCCCCAG CACAACCAGGATCGGAGGCCGAGGCCGGGATCCCAGCTGGATCTGATCCGGATCCCAACGAGGCCGGGACTGCTCACGACACGGCAGA GACGTCTGAAGAGGAGAGCGACATCGAGGGGATGGCGGTGATAGGAGAAGACGGGGAGAGCCtcgacgatgacgatgacgatggagatggagatggcaCGTCAGATACATCCGGACCCCCAGaacaaa TCAGAGTGAAGGAGGAACCAGAAGAAGAGACGCAGATCTGCGAGGAGAAAGAGACGGCCTCTGTACCTGAGCTTAACAACCCGAAGGAGGTGGATGAAGttattgtattt gaggagcccaaCTTCCTGGATATCCTTGAGAACTGCATCACTCTCGATGAGCTCTGCGAAGAAGACAAGGAAGAGAACGatgagaaagagatggagaaggaggaagaggagaaaaatgagaaagagacggagatggaggaagaggagtgtaTTTATGAAG ATAAGCAGGAGGAAGGGGAATCCAAG GTGATCTACTTCAGGAACCTCCCATCATCGTGCTTCACCGACGGAGAGTTTGTGGATCTTGTGAAAGACCAAGGAAAGGCGGTCCGGTATTTCCTCGTCCCTGACCGCCGAGAG GGGTTCATCCAGATGTCCAGCGGGTCTGAAGCCGTACTGGCCTCCAGGGAGCTGCTGGGGAACAACCCTAGCTTTAAAGGCTCCGTGATGGACTTAACACTGACCGACACGTTCCCCAGTGTGTCCGCAGGGTAA